The following proteins come from a genomic window of Geminicoccaceae bacterium SCSIO 64248:
- a CDS encoding TRAP transporter substrate-binding protein, whose translation MTTKTLGASALALGMLAGAAGPALAIDLSFALHTSPPGPEFEAVDRFVELVEERSGGEIEVRTYPAAVLGGERDNLEQLTVNEVQMTLFGDLLANVVVPEYAPTVVPFIFPGPQEVFDYWASPVGDEAKARIREKVGVDLVAFFRRGDRQLTAKKAITTPDDIKGLKMRVPEIASWVKVWSQIGAAPTPVAWPETFGALQLGVVEGQENPCFNINQAKLYEVQSHLMTTAHVPAVWHWSISTAFLDSLTPELREAVVSSVMDAASYGDEVTEQQIDQTCNALIEEHGMERVEVDRAAFAAAARPAIDELSQAWAPGVLDAVSKYLE comes from the coding sequence ATGACGACGAAGACGCTTGGCGCATCCGCCTTGGCGCTCGGCATGCTCGCCGGCGCTGCCGGTCCGGCGCTCGCCATCGACCTCAGCTTCGCTTTGCACACGTCGCCGCCCGGCCCGGAGTTCGAGGCGGTCGACCGCTTCGTCGAGCTGGTCGAGGAGCGAAGCGGCGGCGAGATCGAGGTGCGCACCTACCCCGCCGCCGTCCTGGGCGGCGAGCGCGACAATCTCGAGCAGCTCACCGTCAACGAAGTGCAGATGACGCTGTTCGGCGATCTGCTGGCCAACGTCGTCGTGCCGGAATACGCCCCGACGGTGGTGCCCTTCATCTTTCCCGGGCCTCAGGAAGTTTTCGACTACTGGGCAAGCCCGGTCGGCGACGAGGCAAAGGCGCGCATCCGGGAGAAGGTCGGCGTCGATCTGGTCGCGTTCTTCCGCCGGGGCGACCGCCAGCTCACCGCGAAGAAGGCGATCACGACGCCGGACGACATCAAGGGGCTCAAGATGCGCGTCCCCGAGATCGCATCCTGGGTGAAGGTCTGGTCCCAGATCGGAGCCGCGCCGACCCCGGTCGCCTGGCCGGAGACGTTCGGCGCGCTGCAGCTGGGCGTGGTCGAGGGGCAGGAGAATCCCTGCTTCAACATCAATCAGGCCAAGCTCTACGAGGTGCAGAGCCACCTGATGACGACGGCGCACGTTCCCGCCGTCTGGCACTGGTCGATCAGCACGGCTTTCCTCGACAGCCTCACGCCCGAGTTGCGCGAAGCGGTCGTCAGCTCGGTCATGGATGCCGCGAGCTACGGCGACGAGGTCACCGAGCAGCAGATCGACCAGACCTGCAACGCGCTCATCGAGGAGCATGGCATGGAGCGCGTCGAGGTCGACCGCGCGGCCTTCGCCGCCGCCGCACGGCCCGCCATCGACGAGCTGTCCCAGGCCTGGGCGCCGGGCGTTCTCGACGCCGTCTCGAAATATCTGGAGTAG
- a CDS encoding 2-hydroxy-3-oxopropionate reductase, whose protein sequence is MTQAEGSHDTQIGFIGLGVMGRWMAANLIKAGFRLVVHDLNRAAVDEVTGKGGVDGGSIAGVAAADIVVTMLPDTPDVETVLFGPDGLAGAMRSGSVLIDMSSISPIATRRFAADLAERGIAMLDAPVSGGFQGAQNGTLSIMVGGAEEVLERCRPVLAAMGTTISHIGESGAGQVCKVCNQVAVAINIQAVAESLTLARKSGVDPAKVRAALLGGFARSTALDLHGQRVLDDNFAAGFRVALQRKDLKLALETGSATGAPLPATALIQELYGVLAATGRIGLDNSSLALLLEEMAGLRPGGPA, encoded by the coding sequence GTGACGCAGGCTGAGGGTTCACACGACACACAAATCGGCTTCATCGGCCTGGGCGTCATGGGCCGGTGGATGGCCGCCAACCTGATCAAGGCGGGCTTTCGCCTGGTCGTCCACGATCTCAACCGTGCGGCCGTCGACGAGGTGACGGGCAAGGGCGGCGTGGACGGCGGCTCGATCGCGGGCGTTGCCGCCGCGGACATCGTCGTGACGATGCTGCCGGACACGCCCGACGTCGAGACCGTCCTGTTCGGCCCGGACGGACTCGCCGGTGCCATGCGAAGCGGCAGCGTCCTGATCGACATGAGCTCGATCTCGCCGATCGCCACCCGACGCTTCGCCGCCGATCTCGCCGAGCGCGGCATCGCCATGCTCGACGCGCCGGTCAGCGGCGGCTTCCAGGGCGCGCAGAACGGTACGCTGTCGATCATGGTCGGCGGCGCTGAGGAGGTGCTGGAGCGCTGCCGGCCGGTCCTGGCCGCGATGGGCACGACCATCAGCCATATCGGCGAGAGCGGCGCCGGTCAGGTCTGCAAGGTCTGCAACCAGGTCGCGGTGGCGATCAACATCCAGGCGGTCGCCGAATCGCTGACGCTGGCCAGAAAAAGCGGCGTCGATCCGGCCAAGGTGCGCGCCGCGCTGCTGGGCGGCTTCGCGCGCAGCACGGCGCTCGACCTGCACGGCCAGCGTGTCCTCGACGACAATTTCGCCGCCGGCTTCCGGGTCGCCCTGCAACGCAAGGACCTCAAGCTCGCGCTCGAGACCGGCAGCGCCACGGGCGCGCCGCTTCCGGCGACGGCGCTGATCCAGGAACTCTACGGCGTCCTGGCCGCGACTGGCCGCATCGGGCTGGACAACTCCTCTCTGGCCCTCCTGCTCGAAGAGATGGCGGGGCTGCGGCCGGGAGGTCCGGCGTGA
- a CDS encoding SDR family NAD(P)-dependent oxidoreductase, whose amino-acid sequence MADRLKGKTAIIFGAGSVDEGWGNGKTSAVLYAREGAKVACVDINQAAAERTREIIEGEGGTALAMQADVTNLARIREVVEETKQAFGRIDILHNNVGMNIEGGPVETSEEDWDRVMAVNLKSMFLTCKCVLPIMEAQGYGAIVNISSLASIRWMHFNYISYYASKAGVNNFTRAIALQYAERGIRANTVLPGLMDTPHIYQAMKDHYTDFTEMQKQRAAVTPMKRMGEGWDIAYAALFLASDEAKYVTGIELCVDGGLHCKTH is encoded by the coding sequence ATGGCAGACCGCCTCAAGGGCAAGACGGCCATCATCTTCGGCGCCGGATCGGTCGACGAGGGTTGGGGCAACGGCAAGACTTCGGCCGTTCTCTATGCACGCGAAGGCGCCAAGGTCGCCTGCGTCGACATCAACCAGGCCGCGGCGGAGCGCACACGCGAGATCATCGAGGGCGAGGGCGGCACGGCGCTCGCCATGCAGGCCGACGTCACCAATCTCGCGCGCATTCGCGAGGTCGTCGAGGAGACGAAGCAGGCCTTCGGACGCATCGACATCCTGCACAACAATGTCGGCATGAACATCGAGGGCGGCCCGGTCGAGACCAGCGAGGAAGACTGGGACCGCGTGATGGCGGTCAACCTCAAGAGCATGTTCCTGACATGCAAATGCGTCCTGCCGATCATGGAGGCGCAAGGCTACGGCGCGATCGTCAACATCTCGTCGCTCGCGTCGATCCGCTGGATGCACTTCAACTACATCTCGTATTACGCGTCCAAGGCCGGCGTGAACAACTTCACGCGTGCCATAGCGCTGCAATATGCCGAGCGCGGCATCCGCGCGAATACCGTCCTGCCCGGCCTGATGGACACGCCGCACATCTATCAGGCTATGAAGGACCACTACACCGACTTCACGGAGATGCAGAAGCAGCGCGCGGCGGTCACGCCGATGAAGCGCATGGGCGAGGGCTGGGACATCGCCTACGCGGCGCTGTTCCTGGCGTCGGACGAGGCGAAATACGTCACCGGCATCGAGCTCTGCGTCGATGGCGGCCTGCATTGCAAGACGCACTAA
- a CDS encoding SDR family oxidoreductase, with translation MTNQATDFADDVALVTGGARGIGRACCLRLAAGGARIALNYVGNDTAARETQQAIERIGGQCELVRADVGDDLAFHQAVEAARRKLGPISLLVANAGTTKPRDHGELTLADWRRTMHVNLDGAFVAVQEVKSDMLARGKGSVVCLSSIGALRPRARQIDYTAAKAGVIAMMRSFAEALAPAIRVNAVAPGLTETDMLGELDQSILPGRIAATPLKRLGSASDMAEAIAFLLSDRAGFVTGHTLVVSGGAVMEP, from the coding sequence GTGACAAACCAAGCAACCGATTTCGCCGATGACGTCGCCCTGGTGACGGGAGGCGCACGCGGCATCGGCCGGGCGTGCTGCCTGCGTCTTGCGGCCGGCGGCGCGAGGATCGCGCTCAACTATGTCGGCAACGATACGGCGGCGCGGGAGACGCAGCAGGCCATCGAGAGGATCGGCGGACAATGCGAGCTCGTGCGCGCCGACGTCGGCGACGACCTCGCGTTTCACCAAGCGGTCGAGGCCGCAAGGCGGAAGCTCGGGCCGATCTCGCTTCTTGTCGCGAACGCCGGAACGACCAAGCCCCGCGATCACGGCGAACTGACGCTTGCCGACTGGCGTCGGACGATGCACGTCAATCTCGACGGCGCTTTCGTTGCCGTGCAAGAAGTTAAGTCGGACATGCTCGCCCGCGGCAAGGGCAGCGTCGTTTGCCTGAGCTCGATCGGCGCCCTGCGTCCCCGCGCCCGCCAGATCGACTACACGGCCGCCAAGGCAGGCGTCATCGCGATGATGCGTTCGTTCGCCGAGGCCTTGGCGCCCGCAATCCGTGTCAACGCCGTCGCCCCCGGACTGACGGAAACCGACATGCTGGGCGAGCTCGATCAGAGCATTCTGCCGGGGCGCATCGCGGCGACGCCGCTCAAGCGCCTGGGCAGCGCGTCCGACATGGCCGAGGCGATCGCGTTTCTTTTGTCCGACCGGGCCGGATTCGTCACCGGCCATACCCTGGTGGTCAGCGGCGGCGCGGTCATGGAGCCCTGA
- a CDS encoding FadR/GntR family transcriptional regulator: protein MPKPIRTKKAPSRLEIVLDHIKGRIADGSLKAGVQLPTEVELAQELGVSRTPVREAIKVLAASGVVDVRHGHGTFITDGAQASLAQLLLFQVHLKDTTPQKLMEVRLIFERSCAELAAQRRTPEDLAAMRACIERLRALSQATPRDLDAICEADLDFHRAVYRAAHNELVATIANFVLNMLAGWLRTSHEGGEAANSVRLHEVMLTMIETGNSGGARESYAVSANMEHFKLMLEQVERRSGVQS, encoded by the coding sequence ATGCCCAAACCGATTCGAACGAAGAAGGCGCCCAGCCGCCTCGAGATCGTCCTGGACCACATCAAGGGCAGGATCGCCGATGGCAGCCTGAAAGCCGGCGTCCAGTTGCCGACCGAGGTTGAACTCGCGCAGGAACTGGGCGTCAGCCGAACGCCGGTACGCGAAGCGATCAAGGTGCTTGCCGCATCCGGCGTCGTCGACGTGCGCCACGGCCATGGTACCTTCATCACCGACGGCGCCCAGGCGTCGCTGGCGCAACTCCTCCTGTTCCAGGTCCATCTGAAGGACACGACCCCGCAGAAGCTGATGGAGGTCCGCCTCATCTTCGAGCGGAGCTGCGCCGAGCTGGCCGCGCAGCGACGCACGCCGGAGGATCTCGCGGCGATGCGCGCCTGCATCGAGCGCCTTCGTGCGCTCAGCCAAGCGACGCCGCGCGACCTGGACGCGATCTGCGAGGCCGATCTCGACTTCCATCGCGCGGTGTACCGGGCCGCGCACAACGAACTCGTCGCGACGATCGCGAACTTCGTCCTGAACATGCTGGCCGGCTGGCTGCGCACGTCGCACGAAGGCGGGGAAGCCGCCAACTCGGTGCGCCTGCACGAGGTCATGCTGACGATGATCGAGACGGGCAACAGCGGCGGCGCGCGCGAGAGCTACGCCGTGTCGGCCAACATGGAGCACTTCAAGCTCATGCTGGAGCAGGTCGAGCGGCGGTCGGGCGTCCAATCATGA
- a CDS encoding Fur family transcriptional regulator, protein MHQPHAHHAHAHDWVHVLRARALRATAQRVAVLDFLHHHPHSDAEAIFQGIRPALPTVSVQAVHLIVQDLSGNGLVRRISLPDSASARYETRIDDNHHHVQCIACGRIEDIDCAVGEKPCLNPSDTHGMRILEASIVFRGICRDCDTGASERSQTP, encoded by the coding sequence ATGCATCAGCCGCACGCCCATCACGCCCATGCCCACGATTGGGTCCACGTCCTGAGAGCCAGGGCGCTCCGCGCCACGGCGCAGCGCGTGGCGGTCCTGGACTTCCTGCACCATCATCCCCATTCGGACGCCGAGGCCATTTTCCAGGGAATTCGCCCCGCGCTGCCGACGGTCTCCGTGCAGGCCGTCCACCTGATCGTGCAGGACCTGTCCGGAAACGGCCTGGTCCGTCGTATCAGCCTGCCGGATTCCGCCAGCGCCCGGTACGAAACGCGCATCGACGACAACCACCATCACGTCCAGTGCATCGCGTGCGGCCGGATCGAGGACATCGACTGCGCAGTCGGCGAGAAGCCTTGCCTGAACCCGAGCGACACGCACGGCATGCGCATACTCGAAGCCAGTATCGTGTTTCGCGGCATCTGCCGCGACTGTGACACGGGCGCAAGCGAGAGGAGCCAGACACCATGA
- the katG gene encoding catalase/peroxidase HPI codes for MTTETKCPFSESAGKPDAPRGPRQNVDWWPTTLPVDLLNQHSSKSDPLGDEFNYREAFKKLDYAALKNDLRKLMTESQDWWPADFGHYGPQFIRMSWHAAGTYRLADGRGGGGRGQQRFAPLNSWPDNVNIDKSRRLLWPIKQKYGQQISWADLLILTGNVALETMGFRTFGFAGGREDTWEPDRDVNWGNETEWLTHRTIDKFEPGLGATEMGLIYVNPQGPDGNGDPISAAEYIRETFARMAMNDEETVALIAGGHTFGKTHGAAAESYKGPDPEAADIEDQGLGWTSSYGAGHGGDSIGSGLEVTWTQTPVQWSNFFFENLFKYEWVQTRSPAGAIQWEAKDAPDVIPMAHDTSKKIKPTMLTTDLSLRFDPIYEKISRRFLEDPQAFAEAFARAWFKLTHRDLGPRARYLGPEVPKEVLIWQDPVPDAVHPLIDEADTATLKAKILESGLSVSELVGTAWASASTFRGGDKRGGANGARIRLAPQKDWEVNQPQQLAKVLGVLEGIQADFNRSVTGGKQVSLADLIVLAGNVGVEEAAKAAGHSVTVPFAPGRTDAKQEDTDVDSFKWLQPEMDGFRNYETSGTKRAEVALIDKAQLLTLTAPELTVLFGGLRAININVGGATHGVLTDRPGQLTNDVFVNLLSMDTKWKATSDAKDLFEGTDRKTGEKKWTGTRADLVFGSNSVLRALAEVYASSDAKEKFVTDFVAAWTKVTNLDRFDLRD; via the coding sequence ATGACGACCGAAACCAAATGTCCCTTTTCAGAGAGTGCCGGCAAGCCGGACGCCCCCCGCGGCCCGAGGCAGAACGTCGACTGGTGGCCCACCACGCTTCCCGTAGACCTCCTGAACCAGCATTCCTCCAAGTCCGATCCGCTTGGAGACGAATTCAACTATCGCGAGGCGTTCAAGAAGCTCGACTACGCGGCGCTGAAGAACGACCTGCGCAAGCTTATGACCGAATCGCAGGATTGGTGGCCTGCCGATTTCGGCCATTACGGCCCGCAGTTCATCCGCATGTCCTGGCACGCCGCCGGCACGTATCGTCTCGCGGACGGCCGTGGTGGCGGCGGTCGCGGCCAGCAGCGCTTCGCTCCGCTTAACAGCTGGCCGGACAACGTCAACATCGACAAGTCGCGGCGCTTGCTGTGGCCGATCAAGCAGAAATACGGCCAGCAGATCTCCTGGGCCGATCTACTGATCCTTACCGGCAATGTCGCGCTTGAGACCATGGGCTTCCGCACCTTTGGCTTCGCCGGAGGCCGCGAGGACACCTGGGAGCCGGACCGCGACGTCAACTGGGGTAACGAGACCGAGTGGCTGACCCACCGAACCATCGACAAGTTCGAGCCGGGTCTAGGCGCGACCGAAATGGGTTTGATTTACGTCAACCCGCAGGGGCCCGATGGAAACGGCGACCCGATCTCCGCCGCCGAGTACATCCGCGAGACCTTCGCCCGCATGGCGATGAACGACGAGGAGACCGTCGCGCTCATCGCCGGCGGCCACACTTTCGGCAAGACCCACGGCGCGGCCGCCGAGTCTTACAAGGGGCCGGACCCGGAGGCAGCCGATATCGAGGATCAGGGCCTCGGCTGGACGTCGAGCTATGGCGCCGGCCATGGCGGCGACTCCATCGGCTCGGGCCTCGAGGTCACCTGGACACAGACGCCGGTGCAGTGGAGCAACTTCTTCTTCGAGAACCTGTTCAAGTACGAATGGGTGCAGACTCGCAGCCCCGCGGGCGCCATCCAGTGGGAGGCCAAGGACGCGCCAGACGTCATCCCGATGGCGCATGACACGTCGAAGAAGATCAAGCCGACAATGCTGACGACCGACCTGTCGCTGCGCTTCGACCCGATCTACGAAAAGATTTCGCGCCGCTTCCTCGAAGATCCGCAGGCCTTCGCCGAGGCCTTCGCCCGCGCCTGGTTCAAGCTGACCCATCGCGACCTCGGCCCGCGCGCGCGCTATCTCGGTCCTGAAGTCCCGAAAGAAGTCCTGATCTGGCAGGACCCTGTGCCGGACGCCGTCCACCCGTTGATCGACGAAGCCGATACGGCGACGCTCAAGGCAAAGATCTTAGAGTCAGGCCTTTCCGTTTCCGAGCTTGTCGGCACCGCCTGGGCCTCGGCCTCGACCTTCCGCGGCGGCGACAAACGCGGCGGGGCGAACGGCGCGCGTATTCGCTTGGCGCCGCAGAAGGACTGGGAGGTCAACCAGCCCCAGCAGCTGGCCAAGGTGCTCGGCGTCCTGGAGGGAATCCAGGCTGACTTCAACCGGAGCGTCACCGGCGGCAAGCAGGTCTCCCTGGCCGACCTGATCGTGCTGGCTGGCAATGTCGGCGTCGAGGAGGCTGCGAAGGCCGCCGGCCATTCCGTGACCGTACCGTTCGCCCCGGGCCGCACGGACGCCAAGCAGGAGGACACCGACGTCGACAGCTTCAAGTGGCTGCAGCCTGAGATGGACGGCTTCCGCAACTACGAGACGTCCGGAACGAAACGCGCCGAGGTGGCCCTGATCGACAAGGCGCAACTGTTGACGCTCACGGCGCCCGAACTGACGGTGTTGTTCGGCGGCCTCCGCGCGATCAACATCAATGTTGGTGGGGCTACGCACGGTGTCCTGACCGACCGGCCGGGCCAGCTCACCAATGACGTCTTTGTCAACCTGCTCTCCATGGACACGAAGTGGAAGGCGACGTCGGACGCCAAGGACCTGTTCGAGGGAACCGACCGCAAGACTGGCGAGAAGAAGTGGACCGGGACGCGCGCCGATCTTGTCTTCGGCTCGAACTCCGTGCTGCGCGCCCTGGCCGAGGTCTATGCCAGCTCGGATGCGAAGGAGAAGTTCGTCACGGACTTCGTCGCTGCCTGGACCAAGGTGACCAATCTCGATCGCTTCGATCTTCGCGATTGA
- a CDS encoding hydratase produces the protein MASGNPDRTADTARAASDLLFRHWQEGTSLAQLPDGLRPATRAEGYAIQAHLESRSAVPPFGWKIAATSQAGQAHINVDGPLAGRLLAERVIAKGDAVPVGANRMRVAEPEFAFRMRQDLPPRSTDYDVSEVMAAVGALHLAVEVPDSRFEDFTVAGAAQLIADNACAHLFVLGPEAPASWRDIDLTAHVVRGRAGLMEREGNGAAVLGDPRVALTWLVNELSSLAVPLKAGQVVTTGTCMQPLPIEPGAVVEIDYGAFGRLVVPFGA, from the coding sequence ATGGCCTCCGGCAACCCGGACCGGACGGCCGACACGGCGCGTGCGGCGTCCGATCTGCTGTTCCGCCATTGGCAGGAGGGAACGTCTCTGGCGCAGCTGCCGGATGGGCTCCGGCCGGCCACGCGCGCGGAGGGCTACGCCATCCAGGCGCATCTTGAAAGCCGGAGCGCCGTCCCGCCGTTCGGCTGGAAGATTGCCGCGACCAGCCAGGCCGGCCAGGCCCACATCAACGTCGACGGTCCGCTTGCGGGGCGCCTGCTGGCGGAGCGGGTCATCGCGAAGGGCGATGCCGTGCCGGTCGGCGCCAATCGCATGCGCGTGGCCGAGCCGGAGTTCGCCTTTCGCATGCGGCAGGACCTGCCGCCGCGTTCGACCGACTACGATGTCTCCGAGGTCATGGCCGCCGTCGGCGCGCTGCACCTGGCGGTCGAAGTGCCGGATTCCCGCTTCGAGGACTTCACCGTGGCCGGCGCCGCCCAGCTGATCGCCGACAACGCCTGCGCGCATCTCTTCGTGCTGGGGCCGGAGGCACCGGCCTCATGGCGCGACATCGACCTGACGGCGCATGTCGTCCGCGGTCGGGCCGGCCTAATGGAGCGGGAAGGGAACGGCGCGGCCGTCCTGGGCGATCCGCGCGTCGCGCTGACCTGGCTGGTCAACGAGCTGTCGTCGCTCGCCGTGCCGCTCAAAGCGGGACAGGTGGTGACGACCGGGACATGCATGCAGCCTTTGCCGATCGAGCCCGGAGCGGTGGTCGAGATCGACTACGGCGCCTTCGGACGACTGGTCGTGCCCTTCGGCGCCTGA
- a CDS encoding zinc-binding alcohol dehydrogenase family protein, translating into MKAVGYTEQGLSITDPRALIDLELPDPAAPQGRDLLVEVRAVSVNPRDVKSRMAFAASADTPMVLGYDACGVVREAGPEASLFRPGDEVFYAGVLNRQGSNAELQLVDERIVGRKPSTLDHAAAASLPLTALTAYEMLFDRLALPSGSDAGAGEALFVLGGAGGVPSIAIQLARRLTGVTVVGSASRPESERWVREMGAHHVVNHARPLKAELERLNLTEPLRYVFSTHTDTRSWTDIAALIAPQGRFGLIDDPEPLDLRLVKMKSVSVHWEAMFTRPMFGTADMIRQHEILNDVARLVDEGQLRPTATESAGAINAANLRKAHAAIEAGRAVGKIVLAGF; encoded by the coding sequence ATGAAGGCGGTAGGCTACACCGAGCAGGGACTCTCGATCACGGATCCGCGCGCCTTGATCGATCTGGAACTGCCGGATCCGGCGGCTCCCCAGGGCCGTGACCTGCTGGTCGAGGTCCGCGCCGTCTCGGTCAACCCTCGCGACGTCAAGAGCCGGATGGCCTTCGCCGCCTCGGCCGACACGCCGATGGTCCTGGGCTACGACGCCTGCGGCGTCGTCCGGGAGGCCGGCCCCGAGGCAAGCCTGTTCCGCCCGGGCGACGAGGTGTTCTACGCGGGCGTCCTCAATCGGCAGGGCTCCAACGCCGAGTTGCAGCTGGTCGACGAGCGCATCGTCGGCCGTAAGCCGTCCACGCTCGACCATGCCGCGGCGGCATCCCTGCCGCTGACCGCGCTCACCGCCTACGAGATGCTGTTCGACCGCCTGGCTCTCCCGTCCGGCAGCGACGCCGGCGCGGGCGAAGCCCTGTTCGTGCTCGGAGGCGCGGGCGGCGTGCCGTCGATCGCGATCCAGCTGGCGCGGCGTCTTACGGGCGTGACGGTCGTGGGTTCGGCATCGCGGCCGGAAAGCGAGCGCTGGGTCCGGGAGATGGGCGCGCATCATGTCGTCAACCACGCCCGGCCGCTCAAGGCCGAGTTGGAGCGATTGAACCTGACGGAGCCTCTGCGCTACGTCTTCTCGACGCATACCGACACACGGAGCTGGACGGACATCGCCGCCCTTATCGCGCCGCAGGGCCGGTTCGGCCTGATCGACGATCCCGAGCCGCTCGACCTGCGCCTGGTCAAGATGAAGAGCGTCTCGGTGCATTGGGAGGCGATGTTCACCCGGCCGATGTTCGGCACGGCCGACATGATCCGGCAGCACGAGATCCTGAACGACGTCGCCCGCCTGGTGGACGAGGGCCAGCTTCGCCCGACCGCGACCGAAAGCGCCGGCGCGATCAACGCGGCGAACCTGCGCAAGGCGCATGCGGCGATCGAAGCCGGCCGCGCGGTCGGCAAGATCGTCCTGGCCGGGTTCTGA
- a CDS encoding alpha/beta fold hydrolase gives MTNPVETETFIEVDDSTMRVVVAGEGDVVVLGHSFLWDAEMWRPQIQVLARDHRVVVPELWGHGGSGPMPPDVRDLRDVARHHRLMLDRLGIERFTIVGHSVGGMWATELALEAPDRVQGLVLMNTFTGPEPTHPRERYFAMLDVVEASGMVPSAVLDAVVPMFFATDVAQRHPELPLRFWERLANWNRHRLLDSVVPLGRMIFGRENRLDVLSRLRMPALVVAGGEDVARPAHEGQTMALELDCGFIEVPSAGHVCPLEAPDAVTSVLRGFLADVRGVHGT, from the coding sequence ATGACGAACCCCGTCGAGACCGAAACGTTCATCGAAGTCGATGATTCGACCATGCGTGTCGTGGTCGCGGGCGAAGGCGACGTCGTCGTCCTCGGTCACAGCTTTCTCTGGGACGCCGAAATGTGGCGTCCGCAGATCCAGGTGCTCGCCCGCGACCATCGCGTCGTCGTGCCCGAACTCTGGGGCCATGGCGGCTCCGGGCCGATGCCGCCCGACGTCCGCGACCTGCGCGACGTCGCGCGCCATCACCGCCTGATGCTGGATAGACTTGGTATCGAGCGCTTCACCATCGTCGGCCACTCCGTGGGCGGCATGTGGGCGACAGAGCTCGCGCTCGAGGCCCCGGATCGCGTCCAGGGGCTGGTGCTCATGAACACGTTCACCGGCCCCGAGCCGACCCATCCCCGGGAGCGGTATTTCGCCATGCTGGATGTGGTGGAGGCCTCGGGCATGGTGCCGTCGGCCGTGCTCGACGCGGTCGTTCCGATGTTCTTCGCCACCGACGTCGCGCAACGCCATCCCGAGCTTCCGCTGCGGTTCTGGGAACGGCTGGCCAACTGGAACCGGCACCGGCTGCTCGACAGCGTCGTGCCGCTCGGCCGGATGATCTTCGGCCGGGAGAACCGCCTGGACGTGCTGTCTCGACTGCGGATGCCTGCCCTCGTGGTCGCCGGCGGCGAGGATGTCGCCCGCCCGGCCCATGAGGGCCAGACCATGGCCCTGGAGCTCGATTGCGGCTTCATCGAGGTTCCTTCCGCCGGCCATGTCTGCCCGCTCGAAGCGCCGGACGCCGTGACGTCGGTCTTGCGCGGCTTCCTCGCCGACGTTCGCGGCGTGCACGGGACGTGA
- a CDS encoding cupin domain-containing protein: MTRMSGPANVPARMRAPVIATAMTSILHEATRPVVDPIQDVDWLPVIPGEMIAIRLDSAHTAKAFALVESVVEPMAGPPLHVHHDADEMFYVLSGHVTFARHDEMFEAGPGDVVYIPRDVPHAFRNFGDEQARMLVTFTPGGFEDFFRAAGAHPPERLPELLAQRKASIVGPQIPHPRETRR, from the coding sequence ATGACGCGCATGAGCGGGCCGGCGAACGTTCCCGCTCGTATGCGAGCTCCAGTGATCGCGACAGCCATGACAAGCATCCTTCATGAGGCGACGCGCCCGGTGGTCGATCCGATACAGGACGTCGACTGGCTTCCGGTGATACCGGGCGAGATGATCGCCATACGGCTCGACAGTGCGCATACCGCCAAAGCGTTCGCATTGGTCGAATCGGTGGTCGAGCCGATGGCGGGGCCGCCTTTGCACGTTCATCACGACGCCGACGAGATGTTCTACGTCCTGTCGGGCCATGTGACCTTCGCCCGACATGACGAGATGTTCGAGGCCGGCCCGGGTGACGTCGTCTACATCCCACGCGACGTGCCGCACGCCTTTCGCAATTTCGGCGACGAACAGGCGCGTATGCTCGTCACCTTCACGCCCGGCGGCTTCGAGGACTTCTTTCGGGCCGCCGGCGCCCATCCGCCGGAGAGGCTGCCGGAGTTGCTCGCGCAGCGGAAGGCTTCGATCGTCGGACCGCAGATTCCGCATCCGCGCGAGACCCGTCGGTAG